A genomic stretch from Terriglobales bacterium includes:
- a CDS encoding AMP-binding protein has translation GDAALRDAVAREWPEAPRQCLFDEVFTAAPIADDAPLPRNDADAVTIIYTSGTSGEPKGVILNTANLNHMLPCTGERLDQLMGPHTEPDRIFHYLPFCFAGSWILMLTALSRHSVLTLSTDLTRLADEMKLAAPDYFLNVPALLERVRKGIEEQVAKRGGIAQKLFEHGRAAWMRQYEGKSAGLDGLWLALANTAVFGAIRKKIGPNLKALICGSAPLAVETQLFFMMLGIPVLQVYGLTETTAICTLDDPKHVEPGWAGPAIPGIEMKLGEHDEILVRGPNIFPGYWNRPAETAKVLRDGWFYTGDQGETNASGNWRIIGRIKNLIIPASGHNIAPEPIEEELQRKIPGAQQVVLVGNGRSYIAALVTGTLERSQAEQAIEQLNAGLPHYKQVRRFTVVAEAFTIESGLLTANGKLKRDAIATRYAGEIEAMYQKEA, from the coding sequence GGCGACGCGGCGCTGCGCGATGCCGTTGCGCGCGAGTGGCCGGAAGCTCCGCGGCAATGCCTCTTCGATGAAGTCTTCACCGCTGCGCCCATCGCCGACGATGCGCCTTTGCCACGAAACGACGCCGATGCCGTGACCATCATCTATACCTCGGGCACCTCGGGCGAGCCCAAGGGCGTGATCTTGAACACCGCGAACCTGAACCACATGCTGCCCTGCACCGGCGAGCGGCTGGATCAGCTGATGGGGCCGCACACCGAGCCCGACCGCATTTTCCACTACCTGCCGTTCTGCTTTGCCGGCTCCTGGATCCTGATGCTGACCGCGCTATCACGCCACAGTGTGCTGACGCTCTCGACGGATCTCACCAGGCTCGCGGACGAGATGAAGCTGGCCGCGCCTGACTATTTTCTGAATGTGCCGGCGCTGCTGGAGCGCGTGCGTAAAGGAATCGAAGAGCAGGTAGCGAAGCGCGGGGGGATTGCGCAGAAGCTGTTCGAGCACGGGCGCGCTGCCTGGATGCGGCAGTACGAGGGCAAGTCTGCGGGCTTGGACGGCCTGTGGCTGGCGCTGGCCAACACAGCGGTGTTTGGCGCGATTCGCAAGAAGATCGGCCCCAACCTGAAGGCGCTGATCTGCGGGTCGGCGCCGCTGGCGGTCGAGACGCAGCTCTTCTTCATGATGCTCGGCATCCCGGTGCTGCAAGTGTACGGGCTTACCGAAACCACAGCCATTTGCACGCTGGACGATCCCAAGCACGTCGAACCCGGGTGGGCGGGCCCGGCGATTCCCGGCATCGAGATGAAGCTGGGCGAGCACGATGAGATCCTGGTACGCGGCCCGAACATTTTCCCTGGCTACTGGAACCGCCCGGCCGAGACGGCGAAGGTGCTGCGCGACGGCTGGTTCTACACCGGCGACCAGGGAGAAACGAACGCGAGCGGTAACTGGCGTATCATCGGGCGGATCAAGAACCTGATCATCCCGGCCTCGGGGCACAACATTGCGCCCGAGCCCATCGAGGAAGAATTGCAGCGCAAGATTCCGGGCGCGCAGCAAGTGGTGCTGGTGGGGAATGGACGCAGCTACATAGCGGCGCTGGTGACCGGCACGTTGGAGCGATCGCAGGCCGAGCAGGCGATCGAGCAATTGAACGCCGGCTTGCCACACTACAAGCAGGTGCGGCGTTTCACGGTAGTCGCCGAGGCGTTCACCATCGAGAGCGGCCTGCTGACGGCGAACGGCAAGCTGAAGCGCGACGCGATCGCAACGCGTTACGCGGGTGAGATCGAAGCGATGTATCAGAAAGAGGCATGA
- a CDS encoding enoyl-CoA hydratase/isomerase family protein, protein MSKHKAKTLSWEARDGVVELALDREPCNEIGSETLADLEHFTSELKKLGDGAAALIIHSKRKCGFSAGADLRELYHRAQEVKEPERSRHLRGFLERIHKVMNTLDSSPVTTIAAVHGVCFGGGFELALACDLIVADKMARFCFPELRLGLIPGFGGVPRLKRDLGNAVVRDLLLTGRSINAARAQAVGLVSQLAAEGEALRVARATAAQVCKFDRGTAGAAKKFIKPVPYEELKQEIDIFCELFRRPAVAAGLKKFVESTDAHPYLP, encoded by the coding sequence ATGAGCAAGCACAAGGCCAAGACGCTTTCCTGGGAAGCGCGCGACGGCGTGGTGGAACTGGCGCTGGACCGCGAGCCCTGCAACGAGATCGGCTCGGAAACGCTCGCCGACCTGGAGCATTTCACCTCGGAGCTCAAGAAACTGGGTGACGGCGCGGCCGCGCTGATCATCCACAGCAAGCGCAAGTGCGGCTTCTCCGCCGGAGCGGACCTGCGCGAACTGTACCATCGCGCACAGGAAGTGAAGGAGCCGGAACGGTCCCGGCACTTGCGCGGTTTCCTGGAGCGTATCCACAAGGTGATGAACACGCTCGACTCGTCGCCGGTGACCACCATCGCCGCGGTGCACGGCGTGTGCTTCGGCGGCGGGTTCGAGCTGGCGCTGGCCTGCGACCTGATCGTCGCCGACAAGATGGCCCGCTTCTGTTTCCCGGAGCTGCGGCTGGGGCTGATCCCGGGCTTCGGCGGCGTGCCACGCCTGAAGCGCGATTTGGGCAACGCGGTGGTGCGCGACCTGCTTCTTACCGGACGCAGCATCAACGCGGCGCGGGCACAAGCGGTGGGCCTGGTGAGCCAGCTCGCCGCGGAGGGTGAGGCGCTGCGCGTGGCGCGGGCCACGGCAGCCCAGGTCTGCAAGTTCGACCGCGGGACCGCCGGCGCTGCCAAGAAGTTCATCAAGCCGGTTCCGTACGAAGAGCTGAAGCAGGAGATCGACATTTTCTGTGAGCTGTTTCGCCGGCCCGCGGTCGCAGCGGGTTTGAAGAAGTTCGTCGAAAGCACGGATGCGCACCCGTACCTGCCGTGA
- a CDS encoding nuclear transport factor 2 family protein, whose amino-acid sequence MRSIARLALAFAVFGVTAPAQAAEEPGPILKSLIETERNFSRTSVEKGIRPAFLANLADDGVLFRPDPVPGKKWLSERPPNPGHLSWEPSYAEVSRAGDMGFTTGPYEFRSAGENPQIGNGHFVTVWKKQADGTWKAVIDHGAPHAKPEHPEVLRFRPGNGVKAGTANANIAAERAALLETERAFAAAAGKNAEEAYDAYAASDVLFLRMRQQLVAGRDAVRKELKQKPGALSWEPIAGDVSGSGDLAYTYGKSQFQSAEANVPLHTGYYLRVWRREPKGPWKVALDLMVLAPPETQ is encoded by the coding sequence ATGCGATCCATTGCCCGACTCGCCCTTGCGTTTGCCGTGTTCGGAGTGACAGCGCCGGCCCAGGCAGCTGAAGAGCCTGGTCCGATCCTGAAGTCCCTGATCGAAACCGAGCGCAACTTTTCCCGCACGTCGGTGGAGAAGGGCATCCGCCCGGCGTTCCTGGCCAACCTGGCCGATGACGGTGTGCTTTTCCGGCCCGACCCGGTGCCGGGGAAGAAGTGGCTTTCGGAGCGGCCGCCCAACCCTGGACACCTGAGTTGGGAACCGTCATACGCCGAGGTCTCACGCGCCGGCGACATGGGGTTCACCACCGGACCGTACGAGTTCCGCAGCGCGGGTGAAAACCCGCAGATCGGCAACGGCCACTTCGTCACCGTGTGGAAGAAGCAAGCGGACGGCACATGGAAGGCCGTCATCGACCACGGCGCGCCGCACGCCAAGCCCGAGCATCCGGAGGTCCTGAGATTTCGCCCGGGCAACGGCGTCAAGGCAGGGACGGCCAACGCCAACATCGCCGCGGAACGAGCGGCATTGCTGGAGACGGAGCGGGCCTTCGCAGCCGCGGCCGGAAAGAATGCGGAGGAGGCTTACGACGCCTATGCCGCCAGCGACGTCCTTTTCCTCCGCATGCGCCAGCAACTGGTCGCCGGCCGCGACGCCGTCCGCAAGGAACTGAAGCAGAAGCCGGGAGCGCTGAGCTGGGAACCGATCGCCGGCGATGTCTCCGGCTCCGGCGACCTGGCCTACACCTACGGCAAGAGCCAGTTTCAATCCGCGGAAGCGAACGTGCCCCTGCACACGGGCTACTACCTGCGGGTGTGGCGCCGCGAGCCCAAAGGGCCGTGGAAGGTTGCCCTGGACCTGATGGTTCTAGCGCCGCCCGAGACCCAGTGA
- a CDS encoding acyl carrier protein: MRTREQTLEEILGLAATHFKVPRERLSPDDDFFQKLGIDSLQALELLTRLEHHFQVELPDYEVQGVTDFRTLADRIQARL, from the coding sequence ATGCGTACCCGAGAACAGACCCTCGAAGAGATCCTCGGCCTGGCGGCCACGCACTTCAAAGTGCCGCGCGAACGGCTCTCCCCCGACGACGACTTCTTCCAGAAGCTTGGCATCGACAGCTTGCAGGCGCTCGAACTGCTGACCCGCCTGGAGCATCACTTCCAGGTCGAACTCCCGGACTACGAAGTGCAGGGCGTGACGGACTTCCGCACCCTGGCCGATCGCATCCAGGCAAGACTCTGA